The following proteins are co-located in the Ailuropoda melanoleuca isolate Jingjing chromosome 13, ASM200744v2, whole genome shotgun sequence genome:
- the PCMTD2 gene encoding protein-L-isoaspartate O-methyltransferase domain-containing protein 2 yields MRSGAADVYGGRGRGGAAGPRTGEGRPRSSRSRPRQPDLAGRPSPECCLSVILKMGGAVSAGEDNDELVDNLKEAQYIRTELVEQAFRAIDRADYYLEEFKENAYKDLAWKHGNIHLSAPCIYSEVMEALDLQPGLSFLNLGSGTGYLSSMVGLILGPFGVNHGVELHSDVIEYAKEKLDFFIRTSDSFDRFDFCEPSFVTGNCLEISPDCSQYDRVYCGAGVQKEHEEYMKSLLKVGGILVMPLEEKVRSLS; encoded by the exons ATGCGTAGTGGGGCGGCGGATGTTTACGGCGGCAGAGGTCGGGGCGGCGCAGCCGGGCCACGGACGGGCGAGGGGCGCCCGAGGAGCTCCAGGTCGCGGCCTAGGCAGCCCGATCTCGCGGGCCGGCCGAGCCCGGAG TGTTGCCTAAGTGTGATCTTGAAGATGGGAGGTGCTGTGAGTGCCGGTGAGGACAATGACGAGCTGGTAGACAATTTGAAAGAAGCACAGTACATCCGAACAGAGCTGGTCGAGCAGGCTTTCCGAGCTATCGACCGCGCAGATTATTACcttgaagaatttaaagaaaatgcttataAAGATTTGGCGTGGAAGCATGGCAACATCCACCTCTCGGCTCCATGCATCTACTCGGAAGTGATGGAGGCCCTGGACCTGCAGCCGGGGCTCTCCTTCTTGAACCTGGGCAGTGGCACTGGCTACCTCAGCTCCATGGTGGGGCTCATTCTAG GCCCTTTTGGTGTGAACCATGGGGTTGAACTGCATTCGGATGTAATAGAGTACGCAAAGGAGAAGCTGGACTTCTTCATTAGAACCAGCGACAGCTTTGACAG ATTTGACTTCTGTGAACCTTCCTTTGTTACTGGCAATTGCCTGGAGATTTCTCCAGATTGTTCTCAGTACGATCGTGTGTACTGTGGGGCCGGTGTGCAGAAAGAGCATGAAGAGTACATGAAGAGTCTTCTCAAAGTAGGGGGCATCCTTGTCATGCCCCTGGAAGAGAAGGTCAGATCCCTCTCATAA